A single region of the Lycium barbarum isolate Lr01 chromosome 2, ASM1917538v2, whole genome shotgun sequence genome encodes:
- the LOC132626058 gene encoding fatty alcohol:caffeoyl-CoA acyltransferase-like, with protein sequence MDVKIEETTIIHPSTPPFNDDHVLSLSHLDTDINLHVTFRYLRVYVNDPETQTREQPNPFHVVTSSLSSALVQYYHYTGSLIHRVEPDDRLELHCQAGNGVPVTRAVVACTLSEMNYLDDPDESFTEKLVPDPRGEDALTRPFILQVTRFKCGGWVLGAAIHHTLCDGLGATIFFNAMAELARGAGQVKLEPVWARSSLLGPRDPPRVDFPFHEFLSLDKNSLPYMEPSKPAVRECFKVKDEWLDRLKGFLREQSGSNYTTFEALGAFIWRARVMASKIPSKETVKFAYATNIRRTMKPQLPHGYWGNGCVPMYVQLLAQELVNQPLSKTADSIKNSKFNTTDEYVRSFIDFQELHYHEGITAGERVSGFTDWRHLGHATVDFGWGGPVTVFPLSRHLVGSIEPCFFLPYSSASEGKKDGFKVLVYLQEEAMADFKKEMEKLEHIIGLSRF encoded by the exons ATGGACGTAAAAATTGAGGaaacaaccataattcacccgtCAACACCACCTTTCAACGATGATCATGTCCTCTCTCTTTCCCACCTAGACACTGACATAAACCTCCATGTCACATTTCGTTACCTTCGTGTCTACGTAAACGACCCGGAaacccaaacccgagaacaaccCAACCCGTTTCATGTCGTCACATCTTCTCTCTCCTCTGCCCTTGTCCAGTACTACCACTACACGGGTAGCCTCATTCATCGTGTTGAACCCGATGATCGCTTGGAGCTCCACTGCCAGGCTGGCAATGGGGTCCCAGTGACACGAGCTGTGGTTGCATGTACCTTGAGTGAAATGAACTACCTTGACGACCCGGATGAAAGTTTCACCGAAAAGTTGGTACCCGACCCGAGAGGTGAAGATGCATTGACCCGACCGTTTATTCTCCAAGTGACCCGGTTCAAGTGTGGCGGGTGGGTTCTTGGAGCCGCGATCCATCACACGTTGTGTGATGGACTCGGGGCGACTATTTTTTTTAATGCAATGGCGGAACTGGCTCGTGGGGCAGGTCAGGTAAAGCTTGAACCGGTCTGGGCCCGGTCAAGTTTGCTCGGGCCCAGGGACCCGCCCCGAGTCGATTTCCCGTTTCATGAGTTTCTAAGTTTGGATAAAAACTCTTTGCCATATATGGAACCGAGTAAACCTGCGGTTCGAGAGTGTTTTAAAGTGAAGGATGAATGGTTGGACCGGCTTAAGGGTTTTTTACGTGAACAGTCCGGTTCAAATTATACTACTTTTGAAGCATTGGGAGCTTTTATATGGCGAGCAAG GGTAATGGCTTCTAAAATCCCAAGTAAAGAGACTGTCAAATTTGCATATGCAACAAATATAAGAAGAACAATGAAACCACAATTGCCCCATGGCTACTGGGGAAATGGCTGTGTGCCTATGTATGTTCAACTCCTTGCACAAGAACTTGTAAATCAACCACTGTCAAAAACTGCAGATTCAATCAAGAACAGTAAATTCAACACGACCGATGAATACGTTCGATCGTTCATTGATTTCCAGGAGCTGCATTACCACGAAGGGATCACGGCAG GTGAAAGGGTGAGTGGTTTCACTGATTGGAGACATTTGGGACATGCCACTGTTGATTTTGGATGGGGTGGTCCAGTGACTGTTTTCCCTCTTTCTAGACACTTAGTTGGGAGCATTGAGCCTTGTTTTTTCTTGCCTTATTCTTCTGCTAGTGAAGGGAAAAAAGATGGGTTCAAAGTTTTGGTGTATTTGCAAGAAGAAGCAATGGCTGATTTCAAAAAAGAGATGGAGAAATTGGAGCATATTATTGGTCTTTCTAGATTTTAG